Proteins from a single region of Meriones unguiculatus strain TT.TT164.6M chromosome 21, Bangor_MerUng_6.1, whole genome shotgun sequence:
- the Samd9 gene encoding sterile alpha motif domain-containing protein 9 → MAEKLNLPKNTDDWTKEDVNLWLESHKIDQKHRETLMAQDVSGAVLKWLNKKHLVEMGITHGPAIQIEELFKELQKTSSKHPAQTSKKTKGSKNSPKIQTESRETSKQNQRGEENSHKADASAVSPEAQGSKSEKNELLGDLTERQDKESSPGPTCIAYPFNEFNNPYRYKLHFTLQPETGPLNLIDPVHEFKAFTNTEKATEEDIKMKFSNETFRFASACMNSRTNGTIHFGVKDKPQGKIVGVELNKVTKDALINHFILMIDQYFEVHQVQQAKKCIREPRFVEVLLPDSTPSNKFVIEVDVIPKYLECKEDYFQIKIQEHKNQAWQQSSKYSVFVRDGPRTKDIIGNKADFKTFKLDLKAVADSRKEAEDKCKAKPKENSREGQKLIDLLTGNKDLLDNSYYEWYILVTNKCHPNQTKHLDFLKEIKWFAVLEFDPESESNGVVKAFKGSRVANLHFPSLFLEEKPTLNEKICSLNLYQQPSWIFCNGRLDLGSDKYKPLDPISWQRERASEVRRLISFLTRDDIMPTGRFLVVFLLLSSVDDPRDPLIETFCAFYQDLKGMENILCICAQPHIYQVWKDLLEARLSRQQNELSSQSISALNLAEINGTILKLKSLTQSSTRFLPSVGKSTILLKKEEEIMTALEILCENECEGTLLEKDRAKLLEFKTSKEEDFYRGGKVSWWNFYFSSENYSSSFVKRDKYVKLENKIQEWAESSQPVCAKIIHLYHHPGCGGTTLAMHILWELRKKFRCAVLKNKTEDFSEIGEQVTNLVTYGATNHQEYVPVLLLVDDFEEQDNVYLLQASIQTAVANKHIRYEKPLVIILNCTRSQNPEKSAKIPDSVALVHQLSDKEQRAFELKLTEIKEKHKNFEDFYSFMIMKNDFDEEYIVNVVRNILKGQNVTTKEAKLFAFLALLNAFVPDTTISLSQCEYFLGISNKKAFWGTEKFEDKMGTFSTILIKSEVIECGSYYGVRTIHHLIATLSLEELKRSYNLNKSKIVMDMLQENLFYDTGIGKTKFFQDMQTLLLTRQRNEHEGETGNWFSPFIEALHKDEGNDAVKDVLLEATRRFNPNAFICQALARHFYLKEKDFKNALSWAKQARKIEPDNSYISDTLGQVYKSKIRWWMDDHFKNGTVSANELTELLESAEHASTAFKQSQQQTEDREYEGKEKLYQKSKRRYDTYNIAGYQGEIEVGLFTIQILQLIPFFDNKNELSKRDMINFISGSCDIPGGENEFKSVLKNFIPYLTNLQFSLKKCFDFFDDYFVLLKPRNNIKQYEEAKCRRKVAGYFKKYVEIFGPLEELQNQNFKSKLSLPLQVEKTRRCLEALKADKFSGLLEYLIKSPKDAVVSMEDIVNKYTFLLEQCAIKAQQKEKQNFILANIILSCMNPTSKLVKPIKKLKEQLREILQPIGLTYQFSEPYFLASLLFWPENQQLDQDSKQVGNYARALETSFRGHYKRMQRTKQPIAYFFLGKGNNRNRLIHKGKIDENFEKASDINSLWHSGKVWEEEKVKGLLVRLQGRAENGYVYIEYGINEKITIPITPTHLGQLRSGRSIEKISFYLGFSIGGLLAYDIKIV, encoded by the coding sequence atggcagagaaactcaaCCTTCCAAAAAATACAGATGATTGGACAAAAGAGGACGTAAACCTGTGGTTAGAAAGTCATAAGATTGACCAAAAGCACAGGGAAACCTTGATGGCACAAGATGTGAGCGGAGCAGTCTTGAAGTGGTTAAATAAAAAGCATCTTGTTGAAATGGGCATAACCCATGGGCCAGCCATCCAAATAGAAGAACTATTCAAAGAATTGCAGAAAACATCCTCAAAGCATCCTGCGCAGACCTCTAAGAAGACAAAAGGCAGTAAAAATAGCCCTAAGATCCAGACAGAAAGTAGAGAGacttcaaagcaaaaccaaagggGTGAAGAGAACTCACATAAGGCTGATGCCTCTGCAGTGAGTCCAGAGGCTCAAGGttctaaatcagaaaaaaatgagctGTTGGGGGATTTAACAGAGAGACAGGATAAGGAGTCATCTCCAGGACCAACATGCATTGCATATCCCTTCAATGAATTCAACAATCCATATCGTTACAAATTACATTTCACCCTACAGCCTGAAACTGGGCCACTCAATCTCATTGATCCTGTACATGAATTCAAAGCCTttacaaacacagaaaaagccacagaagaggacattaaaATGAAATTCAGCAACGAGACTTTCCGATTTGCTTCTGCTTGCATGAACTCACGTACTAATGGCACCATTCATTTTGGAGTCAAAGACAAGCCCCAAGGAAAAATCGTTGGTGTGGAACTCAACAAGGTCACTAAGGATGCCTTAATCAACCACTTCATTCTGATGATAGACCAGTATTTTGAGGTCCATCAGGTCCAACAAGCAAAGAAGTGCATTCGAGAGCCAAGATTTGTGGAAGTTTTACTGCCAGATAGTACTCCATCTAACAAATTTGTTATTGAAGTGGATGTCATTCCAAAGTACTTGGAATGCAAGGAAGACTACTTCCAAATCAAAATACAGGAGCATAAGAACCAAGCATGGCAACAAAGTTCAAAATACTCAGTCTTTGTGCGAGATGGACCTAGAACTAAGGATATTATAGGGAATAAAGCTGATTTTAAAACCTTCAAGTTAGATTTAAAAGCGGTAGCAGACTCTAGGAAAGAAGCAGAAGataaatgcaaagcaaaaccaaaagaaaacagccGTGAGGGACAAAAGCTAATTGACCTGTTGACAGGAAATAAGGATCTGCTGGATAACTCCTACTATGAGTGGTACATACTTGTAACAAATAAATGCCatccaaatcaaaccaaacactTAGATTTCCTGAAGGAGATTAAGTGGTTTGCTGTGTTAGAGTTTGATCCCGAGTCTGAGAGCAATGGCGTAGTCAAGGCTTTCAAAGGAAGCCGAGTAGCAAACCTCCACTTCCCAAGCCTGTTTCTAGAAGAAAAACCCACATTGAATGAGAAGATTTGCAGTCTGAATCTTTACCAGCAACCTAGCTGGATTTTCTGCAATGGGAGGTTAGACCTGGGGAGTGACAAATACAAACCCTTAGATCCAATTTCCTGGCAAAGAGAACGAGCTTCTGAAGTCAGGAGGCTGATTTCATTTCTTACACGTGACGACATAATGCCAACAGGGAGATTTTTGGTGGTGTTTTTATTACTGTCCTCTGTGGATGACCCAAGAGACCCCCTTATTGAGACTTTCTGTGCTTTCTATCAAGATCTCAAAGGGATGGAAAATATATTGTGTATTTGTGCACAGCCGCACATATATCAGGTATGGAAAGACCTACTTGAAGCAAGATTATCAAGACAGCAAAATGAATTATCAAGCCAAAGCATCTCTGCTCTAAATCTTGCAGAGATAAATGGCACAATTCTTAAGTTAAAATCTTTAACTCAGTCTTCAACACGATTCTTGCCATCTGTCGGCAAATCTACCATCCTtctgaaaaaggaagaagaaatcatGACTGCCTTGGAAATTCTCTGTGAAAATGAATGTGAAGGTACTctcttggagaaagacagagcAAAATTACTTGAATTCAAGACATCCAAAGAGGAAGATTTCTACAGAGGTGGCAAAGTGTCCTGGTGGAACTTCTACTTTTCTTCTGAAAACTATTCTTCATCATTTGTCAAAAGGGATAAATATGTAAAACTTGAAAATAAGATTCAAGAATGGGCAGAGTCTTCTCAACCCGTGTGTGCAAAAATTATTCATCTGTATCATCATCCGGGCTGCGGGGGAACCACTTTGGCCATGCATATTCTCTGGGAGTTAAGAAAGAAATTCAGATGTGCTGtgctaaaaaataaaactgaggaCTTCTCAGAAATCGGAGAACAGGTAACAAATTTAGTCACCTACGGAGCAACGAACCATCAGGAGTACGTACCTGTGCTGCTCCTAGTGGATGATTTTGAAGAGCAGGACAACGTTTACCTTCTTCAGGCCTCCATCCAAACCGCTGTCGCCAACAAACACATTCGCTACGAGAAGCCTCTAGTGATCATTCTAAATTGTACCAGGTCACAAAATCCTGAGAAAAGTGCAAAGATCCCAGACAGCGTTGCCCTAGTACACCAACTGTCTGATAAGGAACAGAGAGCATTTGAGCTTAAACTgacagaaatcaaagaaaagcataaaaactttgaagatttttattcttttatgatCATGAAAAATGACTTTGATGAAGAATACATAGTAAATGTGGTCAGGAACATTCTGAAAGGGCAAAATGTCACCACCAAAGAGGCAAAGCTCTTTGCTTTCCTGGCCCTCCTTAACGCTTTTGTACCGGACACTACCATTTCCCTTTCACAGTGTGAGTATTTCCTAGGAATCTCAAACAAGAAGGCTTTCTGGGGGACAGAAAAGTTTGAAGACAAGATGGGTACCTTTTCTACAATTCTAATCAAGTCAGAGGTGATTGAATGTGGGAGCTACTATGGGGTGCGCACTATCCACCATTTGATTGCCACCCTCTCGCTGGAAGAATTGAAAAGAAGTTACAACTTGAACAAAAGTAAAATTGTGATGGACATGCTACAAGAAAATCTGTTCTATGACACTGGTATAGGAAAAACCAAATTTTTCCAAGATATGCAAACACTGCTGCTCACAAGACAGCGCAATGAGCATGAAGGTGAGACAGGAAACTGGTTCTCTCCATTCATTGAAGCATTGCATAAAGATGAGGGAAATGATGCAGTTAAAGATGTGTTACTTGAAGCTACCCGGAGGTTCAACCCCAACGCATTCATTTGCCAAGCTCTGGCAAGGCATTTCTACCTTAAAGAGAAGGACTTTAAAAACGCTCTCTCCTGGGCAAAACAAGCCAGAAAGATAGAGCCTGATAATTCTTACATCTCAGATACGCTAGGACAAGTCtacaaaagtaaaataagatggtggatggatgatcattttaaaaatggaactgTCTCAGCCAATGAGCTAACTGAACTTTTAGAGTCAGCGGAGCATGCATCCACTGCTTTCAAGCAATCTCAACAGCAAACTGAAGACAGAGAATACGAGGGGAAAGAAAAGCTGTACCAGAAGTCAAAGAGGAGGTACGACACTTACAACATCGCTGGGTACCAAGGGGAGATAGAAGTCGGGCTCTTCACCATCCAGATCCTCCAACTCATACCCTTTTTTGACAACAAAAATGAACTATCTAAACGAGATATGATCAACTTTATTTCAGGGAGTTGTGACATCCCTGGGGGTGAAAATGAGTTTAAGTCAGTACTCAAGAATTTTATTCCTTATCTCACTAACCTGCAATTTTCTTTGAAGAAATGCTTTGATTTTTTCGATGATTACTTCGTCCTTCTAAAACCCAGGAACAATATCAAGCAATATGAAGAAGCTAAATGTCGAAGGAAGGTGGCTGGGTACTTTAAGAAATATGTAGAAATATTCGGGCCCTTGGAAGAATTACAgaatcaaaattttaaatcaaagctCAGTCTACCACTTCAAGTAGAAAAGACTCGAAGATGCCTGGAAGCTTTAAAAGCAGACAAGTTTTCTGGACTCTTAGAATATCTTATCAAAAGTCCGAAAGATGCTGTGGTCTCCATGGAAGATATAGTAAACAAATACACTTTCCTCCTAGAGCAATGTGCTATCAAAgcccaacaaaaagaaaagcaaaacttcATCTTGGCCAACATCATTCTCTCTTGTATGAACCCTACCTCCAAACTGGTGAAGccaattaaaaaactgaaagagcaGCTTCGAGAGATCCTACAACCAATCGGACTGACTTACCAATTTTCAGAACCTTATTTTCTAGCTTCTCTTTTATTCTGGCCAGAAAACCAACAACTAGATCAAGATTCTAAACAAGTGGGAAACTATGCCCGAGCACTGGAAACTTCTTTCAGGGGCCATTATAAACGCATGCAGCGCACAAAGCAACCAATTGCATATTTCTTTCTTGGAAAAGGTAACAATAGGAACAGGCTTATCCACAAAGGaaaaattgatgaaaattttgaAAAGGCATCCGATATTAATTCCTTGTGGCATAGTGGAAAAGtatgggaagaagaaaaagtcaaGGGCCTTTTGGTTCGTTTGCAGGGACGAGCTGAAAATGGTTACGTATACATAGAGTACGGAATCAACGAAAAAATCACAATACCAATTACACCCACTCATTTAGGTCAACTTAGAAGTGGGAGAAGCATAGAAAAGATATCTTTTTATCTAGGGTTTTCTATTGGAGGTCTTCTTGCTTAtgatattaaaattgtttaa